The Neodiprion virginianus isolate iyNeoVirg1 chromosome 5, iyNeoVirg1.1, whole genome shotgun sequence genome contains a region encoding:
- the LOC124304356 gene encoding putative beta-carotene-binding protein: MSENNLSPLLIAVFALFVSVNATIPDYIHTCKRTDPKIEECVINSLKNLRPQLTKGIPEFEMPSIDPLKMPHINLNLGPGFKAEGEDLLISGAKDFEIQNLVVNLKEDIIIIDLFIKKLIARGIYEIDGKIASIPLKGTGPLFLSGDTVTVHVVLHGKKVNKNGQLRYYFPSMDLKLNIVDYDLKLEGIGGGDPTLGKVTNQVLKDEKASIKQTLVPAIEKSLSEYLLNAANNICKHFTYDELFPAS, from the exons ATGTCGGAGAATAATCTGTCACCACTGCTCATCGCAGTTTTTGCGTTATTTGTATCAGTGAACGCAACAATTC CTGACTACATACACACATGCAAGCGAACCGATCCGAAGATAGAGGAATGCGTGATAAACAGCCTTAAAAATCTGAGGCCACAATTGACTAAAGGAATCCCGGAGTTTGAAATGCCGTCAATTGATCCCCTTAAAATGCCCCACATAAATCTGAACCTGGGTCCTGG TTTCAAGGCCGAGGGCGAAGACCTGCTGATATCAGGGGcaaaagattttgaaatcCAGAATTTGGTCGTAAATCTCAAGGAGGATATCATCATCATTGACCTTTTCATAAAGAAATTAATCGCGAGAGGAATCTACGAAATCGACGGAAAGATTGCGTCGATACCGTTGAAGGGCACAGGTCCCTTGTTTTTGAGCGGag ACACCGTTACTGTCCACGTAGTCTTACATGGCAAGAAGGTCAACAAGAATGGTCAACTGCGCTACTATTTTCCGTCAATGGACCTAAAGTTGAACATCGTTGACTACGATCTGAAGCTGGAGGGTATAGGTGGTGGTGATCCGACCCTCGGAAAAGTAACCAACCAAGTTCTGAAGGATGAAAAAGCCAGTATAAAGCAGACCCTTGTACCGGCCATCGAGAAGTCGCTCAGCGAGTATCTTTTGAACGCTGCTAATAACATATGCAAGCATTTCACGTATGATGAGCTGTTTCCTGCATCGTAG